TGGACTCGACGGCGACGGCGTCCTCGAGATCGAGTATCACCAGGTCGGCGCCGCTGTCGAGTGCCTTGGAGAATCTGGCGGGGCGGTCTCCGGGGACGAACAGCGCACTGCGCGCGTGACCGATCCGCGCGGCAAGATCGGTCAGCTCAGCACCGCCGGTCGATGTGCGGCCACGATCTTGTCCACGACGATCTTTGCCGTCTCGGCACATGCCGTGGTCCCGCCGTTGGCATACTCCTTGACGCCGTCGCCGACATTCCACAGTCCGGCCAACGGGGTCTCATGTGTCAGGTCGTAACCGGCAACGGCGCGCTGCGGCGGCCAGTCGTCTCGGGTGACGGCGATGTTGAGAATGCGGGCCCGGTTGTCGAAATCCTCGATGTTGTCCCGCAAGTCCTGCAGCAGGAGCTCGGTTTCGGCGGCCTCGTCGAAGTCACCGGTCGGATTCTTGGGCACCGCGGTCCCGGCGTAAAGATTCCACCCCGGCGGAGCCATCTCGGGGCAAACATCGGTGAAGTTGGAGACGTAGGCCAGCCTGCGCGATTTGGCGAAGCTCAGCATGCCGGGGACATCGACGAGACGGTCCTGGCTGGCGAAGTTGACCGTGATCATCGACGTGGGCCGGTCGGCCTTCTTCACCAGGTCCTGGTAATCCGGCGGCACGTTCTCCTCGCCCAAAAGTGCGACGGTGCCCGCGGGCCCGATATCGCTGACGACGATCGGCGCATCGATGCGCACCGACTGCCCGTCACGAGTCACCTCGATCCCGGTGACGGTGCCGCCATCGGCGGTGAGGATCTTCGCCACCGGTGTCGACAGCCAGATCTGTCCGCCATTGGCGACCACCGCATCGGCCAGCGCACGCCAGATACCGATGGTGCCCTCGGGATGGAAGCCGAAGCGCTTGAAGGCACTCTTGCGGGTGAAGTAGGTCAGGAACACTCGGGCGGGCAGATCCTCGGAGCCGACAGCGAAGACCGAGGCACACATGTTGCGGAAGATGCCATGCACGCCTTCGTTCTTGGTGTACTTGGCCACCCAGTCCGCGGTCGACAGTTCATCTTCGGGCAGACCGGAATCATTACGCGCGGCACCGATTCCCTTGACCAGTTTGGCACCTTGGCGGGTGAGTTTGCCCAGCAGGAACCCCCAGCCGCCGCCGGTGACGTCGACGTCCTTGCCCGCGATGCGGTACAGGATCGGCGGTGAGGGCTCCCGGATGTCGAACCGGGCCCCCACCTCTCGGCAGGTCTCCTCGGTGATGCCGCCCACCTCGATCACGATGGCCCCGTTGTTCACCTTGAAGTCGTCGATATCGTCGGTGGAGGCCCGGCCACCCACCTTGTCGAGCCGTTCGACGACCAGCGTGCGGTAGCCGAGTTTGGTCAGGCGCGCGGCGGTGAACAGGCCGCCCGCGCCGGCGCCGATCACCACGGCATCGTATGTCTCGCCCGAAGTCGTCATTGTCCTACTCCTTGAAAGTCGTTGTGTTGCTGCGATGGTGGCCGGGTCAGTACGAACGCGGCAGCCCCAGCGAGGTCTGGGCAACGTAGTTGAGCACCATCTCGCGACTGACCGGTGCGGTGCGCATCAGCCGGGTGACGAACCACAGCTCCGAGAGGCCGTACTCGTGGGACAGCCCGTTACCGCCGTGCGTTTGGATCGCCTGGTCCAGTGCCTTCAGGGCGGCCTCGGATGCCGAGTACTTCGCGATGTTGGATGCCTCGCCGGCCGGCAAGCCGGCGTCGAATTGCTGTGCGCTCAGCGCGGTTGCCAGCCGGCTCAGCTCGACGGCGATGTGACTGTCGGCCAACGGGTGGGCCACGCCCTGGTGTGCGCCGATCGGTGTCGACCACACGTTGCGTTCCTTCGCGTAGGCCACCGCCTTGTCGATCGCGTACCGACCGACGCCGCCACAGATCGCGCCGACCAGGATCCGCTCGGGATTGAGGCCGTCGAACACCTGCCGCAGACCGTTGCCGGCCTGACCGATCAGTGCGTCCTCGCCCACCTCCACCTCGTCGAGGAAGACGGTGAACTGCTTGTCCGGGGAGACGATCGAGGTGTCGATCTGCTGGATGCTGAAGCCCTTGGCGTCGGTGGGCACGACGAACAGTGACAGCTTGGACTTCTCCGGTGTCGAGTGATCGGCATCGCGCGCCACCAGCAGGACCGCCTCGCACTGATCGACCGCGGAAATGTAGTACTTCGCACCGGAGATCACCCAACCGTCGGCCGTCTTGCGGGCCGTGGTCTTGACGTTGTGGCTGTTGGAGCCGGCATCGGGTTCGGTCAAGCCGAAGGCCATCTTCTGACTGCCGTCGGCGATGCCGGGCAACCAGCGCCGCTTCATCTCATCAGAACCGTGGTGGGCCAGGATGGATCCACAGATCGCGGGCGAGATGACCCAGATCAGCATCGGCATACCGTGCGCGGCGAGTTCCTCGACCACCACCACGGCCTCAGCCATACCGCCCCCGCCGCCGCCGTACTCCTCGGGCAGGTGCACGCCGAGCAGACCGGCCGCGCCGAGATCTTTCCACAGTTCCCCGATGTCCTCGCCCTTGCGCCCGCGCTCCAGGAAGTATTGCGAGCCATAGCGTTCGGCGATGCCCGCGACGGTCTCCCGGATGGCGCGGTGCTCTTCGGTATCGGTGATCAAACCAGTCATGTCATCGTCCTTGGAATGTCGGTGTCGTCTTGGCCGCGAACGCGGCGATGGCCGCCGCCGCGTCGTCACTGCGACCGGTGTCCTTGGTGCCCTGCAGTTCGGCGGTCAGCTGCGTCCGCAGGTCGTTGTGCCAGCTGTCGCGCAGCAACGCACGCATTGTCGCGAAGGCCACTGTCGGTCCCGCTGCCAGCTCCGTGGCGACCTGGGTTGCCCGCGAACGCAGTTCGGCGGCCGGGACGATCTCGTTGACCAGACCCCACTGCAACGCCTCCGCGGCGCTGATGGGTGTGTTGCGCAGATAGGCCTGTGCAGCGCGGCGCGGGCCGATCAGCCGGGGCAGGTGATAGGTGCCGCCGCCGTCACCGGAAAGTCCGATGCCTGCGAAGGCGACCACGAACCTGCTGTCATCGGCGGCCAGCACGATATCGGCGGCATAGACGAATCCCAGACCGCCGCCCGCCACCGGACCGTGCGCGGCGGCCACAATCGGTGCCTCGACCCGGCTGAGGATGTCGAAGCCCTCGTGATAGGGCCGGATCATCTTCTCGAACAAC
The sequence above is drawn from the Mycolicibacterium neoaurum VKM Ac-1815D genome and encodes:
- a CDS encoding phytoene desaturase family protein: MTTSGETYDAVVIGAGAGGLFTAARLTKLGYRTLVVERLDKVGGRASTDDIDDFKVNNGAIVIEVGGITEETCREVGARFDIREPSPPILYRIAGKDVDVTGGGWGFLLGKLTRQGAKLVKGIGAARNDSGLPEDELSTADWVAKYTKNEGVHGIFRNMCASVFAVGSEDLPARVFLTYFTRKSAFKRFGFHPEGTIGIWRALADAVVANGGQIWLSTPVAKILTADGGTVTGIEVTRDGQSVRIDAPIVVSDIGPAGTVALLGEENVPPDYQDLVKKADRPTSMITVNFASQDRLVDVPGMLSFAKSRRLAYVSNFTDVCPEMAPPGWNLYAGTAVPKNPTGDFDEAAETELLLQDLRDNIEDFDNRARILNIAVTRDDWPPQRAVAGYDLTHETPLAGLWNVGDGVKEYANGGTTACAETAKIVVDKIVAAHRPAVLS
- a CDS encoding acyl-CoA dehydrogenase family protein — its product is MTGLITDTEEHRAIRETVAGIAERYGSQYFLERGRKGEDIGELWKDLGAAGLLGVHLPEEYGGGGGGMAEAVVVVEELAAHGMPMLIWVISPAICGSILAHHGSDEMKRRWLPGIADGSQKMAFGLTEPDAGSNSHNVKTTARKTADGWVISGAKYYISAVDQCEAVLLVARDADHSTPEKSKLSLFVVPTDAKGFSIQQIDTSIVSPDKQFTVFLDEVEVGEDALIGQAGNGLRQVFDGLNPERILVGAICGGVGRYAIDKAVAYAKERNVWSTPIGAHQGVAHPLADSHIAVELSRLATALSAQQFDAGLPAGEASNIAKYSASEAALKALDQAIQTHGGNGLSHEYGLSELWFVTRLMRTAPVSREMVLNYVAQTSLGLPRSY